A genomic window from Treponema maltophilum ATCC 51939 includes:
- a CDS encoding formylglycine-generating enzyme family protein, which produces MKYRILILVTVCLALLYSCSRKRITDAENVNTGVVEESDKAESTVVLEEPVKEKLVLRALEGSFEPEMVYVAGGSFIMGAESEEDNLPHEVELSSFYMAKYLITVAQWRLFLQEVPLVYDWDWEEAHTIGKFKDTIPTEDCPIQQMSWYYAIVFCNWASMKDGLEVCYSLDRLPEHKNDVIEVTWNKSANGYRLATDAEWEYAARGGQESKGYLYAGSNDITEVAAFGKASYPVGQMKPNELGIYDMAGNADEWCWDWYDKVMFEWLPKENPSVDTIDQIRMPPFGTKNKRDYKVVRGANWWGKPHICMVRDHYPAKHLYVTGIRLVRNGNEGGVNKDHISADIQFGTL; this is translated from the coding sequence ATGAAGTATCGAATTTTAATTCTTGTAACAGTGTGTTTGGCGCTGTTGTATTCTTGCAGCAGAAAGCGGATTACCGATGCGGAAAATGTAAATACCGGCGTAGTCGAAGAGAGCGATAAAGCGGAGTCAACAGTTGTTCTTGAAGAACCTGTAAAAGAAAAACTCGTACTGCGGGCACTGGAAGGTTCTTTTGAACCGGAAATGGTATATGTTGCAGGCGGGAGTTTTATAATGGGAGCGGAATCTGAAGAAGATAATTTACCGCATGAGGTTGAATTATCTTCGTTTTATATGGCCAAGTATTTAATAACGGTAGCTCAATGGAGACTGTTTTTGCAGGAAGTACCGCTTGTCTATGATTGGGATTGGGAAGAAGCGCATACGATAGGTAAGTTTAAGGATACCATACCGACGGAAGATTGTCCGATACAACAGATGAGTTGGTATTATGCGATAGTGTTTTGTAATTGGGCAAGTATGAAAGACGGATTGGAAGTGTGTTACAGTTTAGACCGTTTACCCGAGCATAAAAACGACGTAATAGAAGTAACGTGGAATAAAAGTGCGAACGGGTATAGATTGGCAACCGATGCCGAATGGGAATATGCTGCAAGAGGCGGGCAAGAATCAAAAGGATACCTGTATGCCGGAAGCAATGATATTACCGAAGTTGCCGCGTTCGGAAAGGCATCGTATCCTGTGGGGCAGATGAAACCGAATGAGTTGGGAATATATGATATGGCAGGTAATGCTGATGAATGGTGTTGGGATTGGTACGATAAAGTGATGTTTGAATGGCTTCCTAAAGAGAACCCTTCGGTGGATACGATAGATCAGATACGGATGCCGCCTTTCGGAACAAAAAATAAACGAGATTATAAAGTAGTTAGAGGTGCAAATTGGTGGGGGAAACCTCATATTTGTATGGTGCGGGATCACTATCCTGCAAAACATCTATATGTGACGGGGATACGCTTAGTTAGGAACGGTAACGAAGGGGGAGTGAACAAAGATCACATATCGGCTGATATTCAGTTCGGCACCTTATAA
- a CDS encoding DUF5692 family protein, translated as MLWPDMLWFWIIAYDVWNFAYTYNCLPGHSWYCGLALLINAAVFVYMIYKTQSVQSRVVYRFAGVQNG; from the coding sequence ATGCTGTGGCCCGATATGCTGTGGTTTTGGATTATCGCATACGACGTATGGAATTTCGCCTACACGTACAACTGCCTTCCCGGCCACTCGTGGTACTGCGGCTTGGCGCTGCTTATAAACGCCGCCGTTTTTGTATACATGATTTACAAAACGCAATCCGTACAAAGCCGAGTTGTATACCGATTTGCAGGCGTACAAAACGGTTAA
- a CDS encoding BrnT family toxin gives MPYKVKHGISFEEAQTVFYDNNALLIADPEHSNKNDNRFVMLGLSFNLRLLVVCHCYREGDIIRIISARKATKTEGKQYGGQL, from the coding sequence ATGCCATATAAAGTAAAACACGGTATAAGTTTTGAAGAAGCTCAAACCGTGTTTTATGATAATAATGCTTTATTGATAGCTGATCCGGAACATTCGAATAAAAACGACAATCGCTTCGTTATGCTGGGGCTCAGTTTTAATCTTCGACTTTTAGTTGTATGCCATTGTTATCGTGAGGGAGATATTATCAGAATTATTTCAGCAAGAAAAGCGACGAAGACTGAAGGGAAACAATACGGAGGGCAATTATGA
- a CDS encoding FAD-dependent oxidoreductase: protein MVKERVLDFANHINRTKRGTKGAITETDPEYRILEPVVSDEMADLGMFLELRKPKSADEVAALAGKPVEQVSKLLAELADTGACFVNTIDGTDKYWLDLWIPGVMEMMVNHKENAKKYPQIAEAFEAYGRVRGPKTAGLFPVGMGLMRVIPIERTVSGETRRASYEEISTYLTENDLFSVSNCSCRTAREIMGEGCGHLKEDMCIQMGHAAEYYIRTGRGRQITREEAFDIIRRAEDNGLMHQIPNTDGPGKTHAICNCCGCSCFSLRTATMFYNNDMVRSNYVSHVDKDKCVACGECVEHCPVNALKVGQKLCAVHPIKTKKTPTPRDREWGPADWNADYRTNAKVAADSGSSPCKAECPAHIGIQGYIKLASQGKYKEALELIKFENPFPAVCGRVCPRYCESACTRGDIDEPIAIDDIKKFIAEQDLNDAHRFVPRIKHDYKDKKIAVIGAGPAGLSCAYYLAVEGYSVTVFEKQQKLGGMLTLGIPAFRLEKKVVEAEIDILRDLGVEFKTGTEVGKDVSLDELRSQGYKAFFLGIGAQAGRKLNIEGEDAQGVITGVDFLRSVNLGSDTKLSGKVIVIGGGNVAIDVARTAVRFGAEQTDMFCLESRKEMPALEEEIEEALEEKIGINNSWGPKRIIVENGRVSAVEFKKCVSVFDKDKRFNPVFDESETKTVKADFVLLSVGQAIEWGDLLKGSKVELNRNNTAKADPQTFQTAQSDIFAGGDILTGPKFAIDAIAVGKEGAISIHRFVQPGQSLVLGRIKRDYRPLDKENLKLEGYDRLPRQRAGVKNAEAASSNKFKDTRGVFTEEQIKKETERCLGCGATLTDEYICVGCGQCVTRCKFDAISLVRKYDKAAVELKNLRPSVIKHALTRKLKITVKKPLHMLESALSGDKGKNQKKTQKPEA, encoded by the coding sequence ATGGTAAAAGAGCGGGTGTTGGACTTTGCCAACCACATCAATAGGACGAAACGGGGAACGAAGGGCGCCATTACGGAAACGGATCCCGAATACAGAATCCTTGAACCGGTCGTATCGGACGAAATGGCCGATTTGGGAATGTTCCTTGAATTACGCAAGCCGAAAAGCGCCGACGAGGTTGCCGCGCTTGCGGGTAAGCCGGTCGAACAGGTGTCAAAATTGCTGGCCGAACTCGCCGACACCGGCGCGTGCTTTGTAAACACGATCGACGGTACGGATAAGTATTGGCTCGATTTGTGGATTCCCGGCGTTATGGAAATGATGGTGAACCACAAAGAAAACGCCAAAAAATACCCGCAAATAGCCGAAGCATTCGAAGCTTATGGCCGCGTGCGCGGGCCGAAAACCGCCGGTTTGTTTCCGGTCGGCATGGGTTTAATGCGCGTTATTCCGATTGAACGGACCGTTTCCGGTGAAACGCGGCGTGCTTCTTACGAAGAAATTTCCACCTACCTTACCGAAAACGATTTGTTTTCGGTATCGAATTGCTCGTGCCGCACCGCGCGCGAAATTATGGGCGAAGGCTGCGGCCACTTAAAAGAAGATATGTGCATTCAAATGGGGCACGCCGCGGAATATTACATACGCACGGGACGCGGCCGCCAAATCACGCGCGAAGAAGCCTTCGACATTATCCGCCGCGCCGAGGACAACGGCTTGATGCACCAAATCCCGAATACCGACGGGCCGGGCAAAACCCACGCTATCTGTAACTGCTGCGGCTGTTCGTGCTTTTCGCTGCGCACGGCGACTATGTTTTACAATAATGATATGGTGCGCTCGAACTATGTGTCGCACGTGGATAAAGACAAGTGCGTTGCCTGCGGCGAATGCGTCGAACATTGTCCCGTAAACGCGCTTAAGGTCGGACAAAAACTGTGCGCCGTTCATCCGATTAAAACGAAAAAAACGCCGACGCCGCGCGACCGCGAATGGGGCCCGGCCGACTGGAACGCCGATTACCGTACAAACGCCAAGGTTGCCGCGGACAGCGGTTCGAGCCCGTGCAAGGCCGAATGCCCTGCTCACATCGGCATTCAAGGCTATATAAAACTTGCATCGCAGGGCAAATATAAAGAAGCGCTGGAATTGATTAAATTCGAAAATCCCTTTCCCGCCGTGTGCGGCCGCGTGTGTCCGCGCTATTGCGAATCGGCATGTACCCGAGGCGACATAGACGAACCGATCGCGATAGACGACATTAAAAAGTTTATCGCCGAGCAGGACTTAAACGATGCGCACCGTTTTGTGCCGAGAATCAAACACGACTACAAAGATAAAAAAATCGCCGTTATCGGCGCAGGCCCTGCGGGTCTTTCATGTGCGTACTATCTTGCCGTCGAAGGCTATTCGGTAACCGTTTTTGAAAAGCAGCAAAAACTCGGCGGTATGCTTACGCTCGGCATTCCCGCCTTTCGCCTCGAAAAAAAAGTCGTCGAAGCCGAAATCGACATTTTGCGCGATTTGGGCGTCGAGTTTAAAACGGGCACCGAAGTCGGCAAAGACGTGAGTTTGGACGAACTGCGTTCTCAAGGCTATAAAGCATTTTTCCTCGGCATCGGCGCACAAGCCGGACGCAAACTCAATATCGAAGGCGAAGACGCTCAAGGCGTTATAACCGGCGTCGACTTTTTGCGCTCGGTCAATCTCGGTTCCGACACAAAGCTTAGCGGAAAGGTTATCGTTATCGGCGGGGGCAACGTCGCCATCGACGTTGCGCGCACGGCGGTCCGCTTCGGCGCCGAACAAACCGACATGTTCTGCCTCGAAAGCCGCAAAGAAATGCCCGCACTTGAAGAAGAAATCGAAGAAGCGCTCGAAGAAAAAATCGGCATAAATAATTCGTGGGGACCCAAACGTATCATCGTCGAAAACGGACGCGTCAGCGCGGTCGAATTTAAAAAATGCGTTTCGGTATTCGATAAAGACAAGCGTTTCAATCCCGTATTCGACGAAAGCGAAACGAAAACCGTTAAAGCCGATTTTGTGCTTTTGTCGGTCGGGCAGGCGATAGAGTGGGGCGATTTACTCAAAGGCAGCAAGGTTGAATTGAACCGCAATAATACCGCAAAGGCCGACCCGCAAACCTTTCAAACCGCTCAAAGCGATATCTTTGCAGGCGGCGATATTTTAACCGGCCCGAAGTTTGCGATAGATGCGATTGCAGTCGGAAAAGAAGGCGCAATTTCGATTCACCGTTTTGTGCAGCCCGGACAAAGTTTGGTGCTCGGCCGCATTAAACGCGATTACCGACCGCTCGATAAAGAAAACTTAAAACTTGAAGGCTACGACCGTTTGCCGCGCCAACGCGCGGGCGTAAAAAACGCCGAGGCGGCTTCGTCAAACAAGTTCAAGGATACGCGCGGCGTATTCACCGAAGAACAAATCAAAAAAGAAACCGAGCGCTGTCTCGGCTGCGGCGCAACCCTTACCGACGAATACATTTGCGTCGGTTGCGGTCAGTGCGTAACGCGCTGTAAATTCGACGCGATTTCTTTGGTGCGAAAATACGACAAGGCGGCCGTCGAATTGAAAAACCTGCGGCCTTCGGTTATCAAGCACGCGTTAACGCGCAAGCTGAAAATTACCGTAAAAAAGCCGCTGCATATGCTCGAGTCGGCTTTATCCGGCGATAAGGGCAAAAACCAAAAGAAAACTCAAAAGCCGGAAGCTTAA
- a CDS encoding CopG family antitoxin, with the protein MKEEYDFSHAIKNPYVDKLKKQITIRLDDDIIVYFKKIAEETGMPYQNLINLYLKDCVQKKKQLKINFA; encoded by the coding sequence ATGAAAGAAGAGTATGATTTTTCACATGCAATCAAAAATCCCTATGTCGATAAATTGAAAAAGCAAATAACGATACGGTTGGATGATGATATCATCGTTTATTTTAAAAAAATAGCGGAAGAAACGGGCATGCCGTATCAAAATCTGATAAACCTCTACTTGAAAGACTGTGTTCAAAAGAAAAAACAGCTAAAAATCAACTTTGCGTAA
- the hypB gene encoding hydrogenase nickel incorporation protein HypB, with protein MQQFKVIEIKKSVYESNEKRADALRADLKKDKIFLLNLMSSPGSGKTTTLMRTIETLKNEIKIGIIEADLDSDVDAHTIASTGAKVIQVHSGGMCHLTADMTRQGLDELGASGLDLVVLENIGNLICTAEFDTGASKNAMILSVPEGDDKPLKYPLMFKVVDVILVNKIDAAEFFNFNLDVFKEHIKKLNPNAKIIPISAKTGEGIERWADYLRTEIRAWKNA; from the coding sequence ATGCAACAATTCAAAGTTATCGAAATTAAAAAAAGCGTGTACGAAAGCAACGAAAAACGCGCGGATGCGCTGCGTGCCGATTTAAAAAAAGATAAAATCTTTTTGCTGAATTTAATGTCGTCGCCCGGTTCGGGAAAGACTACGACATTGATGCGTACAATAGAAACGCTTAAAAATGAAATAAAAATCGGCATTATCGAAGCGGATTTGGATTCCGACGTGGACGCTCATACCATCGCGTCGACGGGGGCAAAGGTTATTCAAGTGCATTCGGGCGGCATGTGCCATTTAACCGCCGATATGACGCGTCAGGGCTTGGACGAGCTGGGCGCTTCGGGACTGGATTTGGTTGTGTTGGAAAATATAGGCAACCTTATCTGTACCGCCGAATTCGATACGGGTGCATCAAAAAACGCAATGATTTTAAGCGTGCCCGAAGGCGATGACAAGCCGCTGAAGTATCCGCTTATGTTTAAAGTCGTCGATGTTATCCTCGTCAATAAAATCGATGCAGCGGAATTCTTTAATTTCAATTTGGATGTCTTTAAAGAGCATATCAAAAAATTGAACCCGAATGCAAAAATCATTCCGATTTCGGCAAAAACGGGCGAGGGTATTGAGCGATGGGCGGATTATTTACGGACGGAAATCCGCGCATGGAAAAACGCATAA
- the greA gene encoding transcription elongation factor GreA: MSETLIKSVQSMLTEEKWTRATIGSYTKNHFIELAAVVEKARAENCMDEVQNACNEHLAHTKNSIIALYISGMLALKKKTLDNSALISLVTIFQDNHKNPIVIYLCESILDEDESNKFALRTLANAYREENSDKIWDVYESLVKLDYEEADIAKLLAEKYEKDGKKEDAVDYYKKALLRYVNRKTVNQIKEIWTKLVSLIPEEIDFFYLVQRKIAKTISDVRSAALMQELFVYYKNKQDWDTAIDILKLILSIDEKDSAARKDLVDCFRGKYADHSQLEDYIRISNLTQSWRNVFEAISDFEKHIAFDAKNFVFHRSWGVGLIRKVKDDEISINFGKKFGIRSMSLKMAVNALQPLQKDHIWVLKATKSKEELAKMIKADKAWALKVIIKSFGNNCDFKRIKAELVPTILTPGEWTSWNTGARKVLENDPTFGVNPNDISMYTVRDRAISQEEKLSNEFKAQKQFFMRIDILMRFAEDADPESELFADIFSYFTGYLRAFSSVNEQTIAAFLVIKRIVTRFPHMNPTISYTFEQLYKELENPNATYLALKDTKNTYLRKDFLSCIRTLLADWPQQYVRLFPTVLQEDMLTALLNNGRVDLVKQLAVNSFENYRDYREAVIFFFRDCQNEDWFKETGIGFEKQLITLIHILDLTFREIVNHRDTTENRKINRHIQQLLFKENTLLNYMLENDEDTITRLYTLVNDVRDLDPAIKMNMRNRILEKHPGFKFYGMEEKTVVTRGLIVTAKMLEQKKQQLEHIISVEIPDNAKEIGEALAQGDLRENAEYKAAKERQQQLNTTASRLQDEIDRVQIFDPSTVTTARVSFGTTVLLFNKESGKEEEYTILGPWESDPDNKVISYMSPFGNALMNAKEGDELNFEINEQNYAYVVKRITAVQF, from the coding sequence ATGTCGGAAACATTGATAAAGTCGGTTCAGAGCATGCTGACTGAAGAAAAATGGACGCGGGCAACTATCGGAAGTTATACAAAAAATCATTTTATCGAACTTGCCGCCGTTGTGGAAAAAGCCCGTGCCGAAAACTGCATGGACGAAGTTCAAAATGCATGCAACGAACACCTCGCGCACACAAAAAACAGCATTATCGCTTTGTACATTTCCGGTATGCTCGCCTTAAAGAAAAAGACGCTCGATAATTCCGCCCTCATATCGCTCGTAACGATTTTTCAGGACAATCATAAAAATCCCATCGTCATCTATTTGTGCGAAAGCATTTTGGACGAAGACGAAAGCAATAAATTCGCCCTGCGCACGCTCGCAAACGCGTACCGCGAAGAAAACAGCGATAAAATCTGGGACGTATACGAAAGCTTGGTAAAACTCGACTACGAAGAAGCCGACATCGCAAAACTTTTAGCCGAAAAATACGAAAAAGACGGCAAAAAAGAAGACGCGGTGGACTATTACAAAAAAGCGCTTTTGCGCTACGTCAACCGCAAAACCGTCAATCAAATAAAAGAAATATGGACAAAGCTCGTATCGCTTATTCCCGAAGAAATAGACTTTTTCTATTTGGTACAGCGCAAAATCGCCAAAACCATCAGCGACGTGCGCAGCGCCGCCTTAATGCAGGAACTGTTCGTCTACTACAAAAACAAGCAGGATTGGGATACGGCAATCGATATTTTAAAACTTATTTTATCGATAGACGAAAAAGATTCGGCGGCGCGCAAAGACTTGGTAGACTGCTTCCGCGGCAAATACGCCGACCACAGCCAGCTTGAAGATTACATCCGCATTTCGAACTTAACGCAAAGCTGGCGGAACGTTTTCGAAGCGATAAGCGACTTTGAAAAGCACATCGCCTTCGATGCAAAGAACTTCGTGTTTCACCGCTCGTGGGGCGTCGGCCTTATCCGCAAAGTAAAAGATGACGAGATTTCAATCAACTTCGGAAAAAAATTCGGTATACGCAGCATGTCGCTTAAAATGGCCGTCAATGCGCTGCAGCCTTTGCAAAAAGACCACATTTGGGTTTTAAAGGCGACCAAATCGAAAGAAGAATTGGCCAAAATGATTAAGGCCGACAAAGCCTGGGCTTTAAAAGTCATCATCAAAAGCTTCGGCAACAACTGCGACTTTAAGCGCATAAAAGCCGAACTGGTGCCGACGATTCTTACGCCGGGTGAATGGACAAGCTGGAATACCGGAGCGCGCAAAGTGCTCGAAAACGATCCGACCTTCGGCGTCAACCCGAACGATATTTCAATGTACACCGTGCGCGACAGGGCAATCTCGCAGGAAGAAAAACTTTCAAACGAGTTTAAAGCCCAAAAGCAGTTTTTTATGCGCATCGATATTTTAATGCGCTTTGCCGAAGACGCCGATCCGGAATCCGAATTGTTCGCCGACATCTTCTCGTACTTTACCGGCTATCTGCGCGCATTTTCGTCAGTAAACGAACAAACCATCGCGGCCTTTTTGGTTATAAAAAGAATCGTTACGCGTTTTCCGCACATGAATCCCACTATTTCGTACACCTTCGAACAGCTGTATAAAGAATTGGAAAACCCGAACGCAACCTATCTTGCGCTCAAGGATACGAAAAACACGTATTTGCGCAAGGACTTTCTCAGCTGCATCCGTACCCTGCTCGCCGATTGGCCGCAGCAGTACGTGCGCCTGTTTCCGACCGTATTACAGGAAGACATGCTGACCGCCCTTTTGAATAACGGCCGTGTCGATTTGGTCAAGCAGCTTGCCGTCAATTCGTTTGAAAACTACCGCGATTACCGCGAGGCGGTTATCTTCTTTTTCCGCGACTGCCAAAACGAAGACTGGTTTAAAGAAACCGGTATCGGCTTTGAAAAACAGCTTATCACGCTCATACATATTTTGGATTTGACGTTCCGCGAAATCGTAAACCACCGCGACACGACTGAAAACCGCAAAATCAATCGGCACATACAGCAGCTGTTGTTTAAGGAAAATACCCTGCTCAATTATATGCTCGAAAACGACGAAGATACGATTACGCGCTTGTACACGCTCGTAAACGACGTGCGCGATTTGGATCCGGCAATCAAAATGAATATGCGCAACCGCATTTTGGAAAAACATCCGGGCTTTAAGTTTTACGGAATGGAAGAAAAAACCGTCGTTACGCGCGGCCTCATCGTTACGGCAAAAATGCTCGAGCAAAAAAAGCAGCAGCTCGAACACATCATTTCGGTGGAAATTCCGGACAACGCAAAAGAAATCGGCGAAGCGCTCGCTCAGGGCGACTTGAGGGAAAACGCCGAATACAAGGCGGCAAAGGAACGCCAGCAGCAGCTGAATACGACGGCGTCGCGCCTGCAGGACGAAATCGACCGCGTACAGATATTCGATCCGTCAACCGTTACGACCGCCCGCGTATCTTTCGGTACCACCGTTTTGCTGTTCAATAAAGAAAGCGGCAAAGAAGAAGAATACACGATTTTGGGCCCGTGGGAATCCGATCCGGACAACAAAGTCATTTCGTACATGTCGCCGTTCGGCAATGCGCTGATGAACGCAAAGGAAGGCGACGAGCTTAATTTTGAAATCAACGAACAAAATTACGCATACGTTGTCAAGCGCATTACCGCGGTACAGTTTTAA
- a CDS encoding ATP-dependent Clp protease ATP-binding subunit, with protein sequence MIKGLSPRAQKVLTVFAQDEGKKTGAAELLPEHMLLALTKSASGLGYAVLQFLKINILAFQLALEQGIPMHASFSVFSEIPASRRLRTVVDMAAIESRSLRRDYVGTEHLLLGAIREEQSICAQFFQKAGITPDTVRRAVEAAAVQIPSSAYEKVFAGANVRPAHFAQGKSQQPSLLKEFGRDLTELAKNGALDPVVGRSAEIRRVIQILSRRGKNNPVLVGEPGVGKTAIVEGLASCIAEERVPSGLVGKRLLTLDLALVVAGTKYRGEFEERLKRIMKEIYEAKNIILFIDELHTVIGAGGAEGAMDAANMIKPALSRGELQCIGATTLKEYRKYFERDAALERRFQIVHVSEPSDEETRAILTGIKGRYEQFHGVTYADDVIESIVRFSKRYITDRFLPDKAIDLLDESGAMKKIQDDSRPSELAEIEKRIQTLTREKQLMVQEQDYEGAAKVRDQVHELRIELDLLGKQRKSDSEQNTVRVEDVCSVVAGMTGIPVEQLDSSETARLMNMEAELHKYVIGQDEAIGTVCSAVRRSRSGVSSAKRPLGSFIFLGPTGVGKTLLAKSLARFLFGSEDALIRVDMSDYMEKHNSSRLTGAPPGYVGYEEGGVLTEHVRKNPYSIVLLDEIEKAHPDIFNLLLQVLEEGELRDNLGHVVNFRNTLIIMTSNAGVRRISNENRLGFSVSDEAIMDYANIKADALNELKRILSPELLNRIDDTVVFTPLSEKEVAAVLELQINELSARLDERHVHISLSAKARSFLTAHGYEPAFGARPMRRLIQREIEDPLALKIISGECARGDTALIDAKKIKGADALFIRIKKGIPQIASVLPAETLSEPEPVRR encoded by the coding sequence ATGATAAAAGGTCTTTCGCCCAGGGCGCAAAAAGTGCTGACGGTTTTTGCGCAGGATGAAGGTAAAAAAACGGGAGCCGCAGAACTTTTGCCCGAACACATGCTGCTTGCGCTTACAAAAAGCGCTTCGGGTTTGGGTTATGCCGTTTTACAGTTTTTAAAAATAAATATTTTGGCTTTTCAGCTTGCCCTCGAACAGGGCATACCGATGCATGCTTCGTTTTCGGTATTTTCCGAAATTCCGGCTTCGCGCCGCCTGCGCACGGTAGTCGATATGGCGGCTATAGAATCGCGCTCGCTGCGCCGCGATTATGTGGGTACCGAACATCTTTTGCTCGGTGCGATCCGCGAAGAACAAAGCATTTGCGCCCAGTTTTTTCAAAAAGCAGGCATCACGCCGGATACGGTGCGCCGTGCGGTTGAAGCCGCCGCAGTGCAAATTCCTTCGTCGGCGTACGAAAAAGTTTTTGCCGGAGCGAACGTGCGTCCGGCCCATTTTGCACAGGGAAAATCGCAGCAGCCCTCGCTGCTCAAAGAATTCGGGCGCGACTTAACCGAACTTGCGAAAAACGGCGCTTTGGATCCGGTTGTCGGCCGTTCCGCGGAAATCCGCCGGGTAATTCAAATATTGTCGCGCCGCGGCAAAAACAATCCCGTTCTCGTCGGGGAACCGGGAGTCGGCAAAACGGCAATCGTCGAAGGTTTGGCATCCTGCATTGCCGAAGAGCGCGTTCCTTCCGGTTTGGTCGGCAAGCGCCTTTTAACGCTCGATTTGGCTTTGGTCGTCGCCGGCACAAAGTACCGCGGCGAATTTGAAGAGCGCTTAAAACGCATAATGAAGGAAATCTACGAAGCCAAAAACATTATTTTGTTTATAGACGAACTGCATACGGTAATCGGCGCCGGCGGAGCCGAAGGCGCAATGGACGCGGCGAACATGATAAAACCCGCCCTGTCGCGCGGAGAATTGCAGTGCATCGGGGCGACGACGCTTAAAGAATACCGCAAATATTTTGAACGGGATGCCGCGCTTGAGCGGCGCTTTCAAATCGTTCACGTTTCCGAGCCTTCCGACGAAGAAACGCGGGCGATTTTAACCGGCATAAAAGGCCGCTACGAACAGTTTCACGGCGTAACCTATGCCGACGACGTTATCGAATCGATAGTGCGTTTTTCGAAACGCTATATTACCGACCGCTTTTTGCCCGACAAAGCGATAGATCTTTTGGACGAAAGCGGCGCAATGAAAAAAATACAGGACGATTCGCGTCCGTCCGAACTTGCCGAAATCGAAAAACGCATCCAAACGCTTACGCGGGAAAAACAGCTTATGGTGCAGGAACAGGATTACGAAGGAGCCGCGAAAGTCCGCGATCAAGTGCACGAACTCCGCATCGAACTCGACTTGCTCGGCAAACAGCGCAAATCGGATTCCGAACAAAATACGGTACGCGTCGAAGACGTCTGTTCGGTCGTTGCCGGCATGACCGGAATTCCGGTCGAACAGCTTGATTCTTCGGAAACCGCGCGCTTGATGAATATGGAAGCCGAACTGCACAAATACGTTATCGGGCAGGACGAAGCGATCGGGACGGTCTGTTCGGCCGTGCGCCGCTCGCGTTCGGGCGTATCGTCGGCAAAACGCCCCCTGGGTTCATTCATCTTTTTGGGCCCGACCGGCGTCGGTAAAACCCTTTTGGCAAAAAGCCTTGCGCGTTTTTTATTCGGCTCGGAAGACGCCCTAATCCGTGTCGATATGAGCGACTATATGGAAAAACACAATTCAAGCCGGCTTACCGGGGCTCCTCCGGGATATGTGGGCTACGAAGAAGGCGGCGTTTTAACCGAACACGTGCGTAAAAATCCGTATTCGATTGTGCTGCTCGACGAAATCGAAAAGGCGCATCCGGATATATTCAATTTGCTTTTGCAAGTGCTTGAAGAAGGCGAGCTGCGCGATAATTTGGGACACGTCGTCAATTTCAGAAATACGCTTATCATTATGACCAGTAACGCGGGCGTGCGCCGTATTTCAAACGAAAACCGTCTCGGCTTTTCCGTTTCGGACGAAGCGATTATGGATTACGCGAATATAAAAGCGGACGCCCTCAACGAACTTAAGCGGATTTTAAGCCCGGAACTTTTGAACCGCATAGACGATACGGTGGTTTTTACGCCCTTAAGCGAAAAGGAAGTTGCGGCGGTTTTGGAACTTCAAATAAACGAATTGAGCGCCCGCTTGGACGAACGACATGTACATATAAGCCTGTCGGCAAAAGCGCGTTCATTTTTAACCGCTCACGGCTATGAGCCTGCTTTCGGTGCGCGCCCGATGCGCCGTTTAATTCAGCGCGAGATAGAAGATCCGCTTGCACTCAAAATAATCTCGGGCGAATGCGCACGCGGCGATACGGCGCTTATCGATGCGAAAAAAATCAAAGGCGCCGACGCGCTGTTCATCCGCATAAAAAAAGGCATACCGCAGATTGCGTCAGTCCTCCCCGCGGAAACCCTTTCCGAACCGGAACCCGTGCGAAGATAG